A stretch of Aythya fuligula isolate bAytFul2 chromosome 1, bAytFul2.pri, whole genome shotgun sequence DNA encodes these proteins:
- the FAM162A gene encoding protein FAM162A: MWGRADRAVKLLERNIPSILRLTRGVDLKVNRRLCSKPPQEGPPQPRSRSALRVPGHKPTNWEKKCLLWAGHFKKPEDIPETVSIEAIRAAQTTLRVKVSYVMIALTILGCIAMVIRGKQAIKRHESLTSINLEKKAQWKEEATQSTSAKP; encoded by the exons ATGTGGGGCCGAGCCG acAGGGCAGTTAAACTGCTGGAAAGAAACATTCCCTCAATTCTGAGGTTGACTAGAGGAGTAGATCTGAAGGTAAACAGAAGACTTTGCAGCAAACCTCCCCAAGAAGGCCCGCCTCAGCCAAGAA gtcGGTCTGCTTTAAGGGTACCTGGACACAAGCCGacaaactgggagaaaaaatgtttgttgtgGGCAGGCCATTTCAAAAAACCAGAGGATATACCAGAGACTGTCTC GATTGAAGCAATCAGAGCAGCACAGACCACACTGCGCGTGAAGGTCAGCTATGTAATGATTGCCTTGACTATACTGGGATGCATAGCGATGGTGATCAGAGGGAAGCAG GCTATAAAAAGGCATGAATCACTTACAAGCATAAACTTGGAGAAGAAAGCTCAATGGAAAGAAGAAGCTACTCAGAGTACATCTGCTAAACCGTag